From the genome of Triticum aestivum cultivar Chinese Spring chromosome 3B, IWGSC CS RefSeq v2.1, whole genome shotgun sequence, one region includes:
- the LOC123071743 gene encoding fructokinase-1 — MAAKRELVVSFGEMLIDFVPTVAGVSLAEAPAFVKAPGGAPANVAIAVARLGGGAAFVGKLGDDEFGRMLAKILRDNGVDAGGVVFDSGARTALAFVTLRADGEREFMFYRNPSADMLLTADELKVDVIKRAAVFHYGSISLIAEPCRTAHLHAMKVAKEAGALLSYDPNLREALWPSLEEARTKILSIWDQADIVKVSEVELEFLTGINSVEDDVAMKLWRPTFKLMLVTLGDQGCKYYTKDFRGTVPSYKVQQVDTTGAGDAFIGSLLRKIVQDPSALQDKTKLEGAIKFANACGAITATKKGAIPSLPKEDEVLRLMEKA, encoded by the exons ATGGCGGCAAAGCGCGAGCTGGTGGTCAGCTTCGGGGAGATGCTGATAGACTTCGTGCCGACGGTGGCGGGGGTGTCGCTGGCGGAGGCGCCGGCCTTCGTCAAGGCGCCCGGGGGCGCCCCGGCcaacgtcgccatcgccgtcgcgcGCCTCGGCGGCGGGGCCGCCTTCGTCGGCAagctcggcgacgacgagttcggccgCATGCTCGCCAAAATCCTCCGCGACAACGGCGTCGACGCCGGCGGCGTCGTCTTCGACTCGGGCGCGCGCACCGCGCTCGCCTTCGTCACGCTCCGCGCCGACGGGGAGCGCGAGTTCATGTTCTACCGCAACCCCAGCGCCGACATGCTCCTCACCGCCGACGAGCTCAAGGTCGACGTCATCAAGAGG GCTGCAGTCTTCCACTATGGATCAATAAGCTTGATCGCCGAGCCTTGCCGGACAGCGCATCTGCACGCCATGAAGGTTGCCAAAGAGGCCGGCGCGCTTCTCTCGTATGACCCGAACCTGAGGGAGGCATTGTGGCCCTCCCTTGAGGAGGCTCGCACCAAGATCTTGAGCATCTGGGACCAGGCAGACATTGTCAAGGTCAGCGAGGTCGAGCTTGAGTTTTTGACTGGCATCAACTCGGTGGAGGATGATGTTGCCATGAAGCTGTGGCGCCCTACCTTTAAGCTCATGCTTGTCACTCTTGGAGATCAAGGATGCAAGTACTATACCAAG GATTTCCGTGGAACTGTCCCATCCTACAAGGTACAGCAAGTTGATACGACAGGTGCTGGTGATGCATTTATTGGTTCTCTGCTCCGAAAAATTGTCCAAGATCCATCGGCATTGCAA GATAAAACAAAGCTTGAGGGGGCGATCAAATTTGCCAATGCATGTGGAGCAATCACCGCCACGAAGAAAGGGGCAATCCCTTCATTGCCCAAGGAAGACGAGGTGTTGCGGCTGATGGAGAAGGCGTAG